From a region of the Malania oleifera isolate guangnan ecotype guangnan chromosome 12, ASM2987363v1, whole genome shotgun sequence genome:
- the LOC131144053 gene encoding glutaredoxin-C5-like gives MEYYRQVEAEAPWVAGYGFNGGVQCGGGGGGDAAVEGVVRKAAAENAVVVFSNSGCCMCHAVKRLFCGMGVSPTVYELDHHPAGKEIERALLRLMMRSKISSGRHGGGGGGAVLPVVFIGGKLVGAMDRVMASHINGTLVPLLKEAGALWL, from the coding sequence ATGGAGTATTACAGGCAGGTGGAGGCGGAGGCACCGTGGGTGGCGGGGTATGGGTTCAACGGCGGGGTGCAGTGCGGGGGAGGGGGTGGGGGAGATGCGGCGGTGGAAGGGGTGGTGAGGAAGGCGGCGGCGGAGAACGCGGTGGTGGTGTTCAGCAACAGCGGGTGCTGCATGTGCCACGCGGTGAAGAGGCTGTTCTGCGGGATGGGGGTGAGCCCCACCGTGTACGAGCTGGACCACCACCCAGCAGGAAAGGAAATCGAGAGGGCTCTCCTCAGGCTGATGATGCGGAGTAAGATCAGCTCCGGGCGGCATGGCGGCGGCGGCGGGGGAGCTGTGTTGCCGGTGGTGTTCATAGGGGGGAAGCTCGTGGGAGCAATGGATCGAGTCATGGCGTCTCACATAAATGGGACGTTGGTTCCTCTGCTGAAGGAAGCAGGAGCGCTCTGGCTCTGA